Proteins from a genomic interval of Synergistaceae bacterium:
- the proS gene encoding proline--tRNA ligase produces MAKNITPKEKDYSQWYLDIIRVAEMADYAPVRGCMVVRPTGFAIWEMVQKAFDDAFKETGHVNASFPLLIPESFLAKEAEHVEGFAPECAVVTHAGGEELEEPLIIRPTSETVIGYMYSKWVQSWRDLPILINQWCNVMRWEKRPRLFLRTSEFLWQEGHTAHATKEEAVEETLQMLEVYRRIMVDYLALPVIPGEKTEGERFPGADNTYTCETMMSDKKALQAGTSHYLGQNFAKAFEIQFQDKNGEMEFAHTTSWGVSMRLIGALIMTHSDNDGLVIPPRVAPTKAVIVPISTDKSKLDSDIVPKADELRTMLNKALEGRFVQVDKQFHLRPGDRFFYHLQRGVPLRLELGEKEFGEEKLRAVRRDTGEKLDLSWADAAEAIPALLDEIQKNLYDRALCFRQENTFKAGSMSEFKEILEKKGGFIEVYFAGTREDEKVIKEATGATPRCFPLENADERGKCFYTGREGARKAIFAKAY; encoded by the coding sequence ATGGCAAAAAATATCACACCGAAAGAAAAAGATTATTCACAGTGGTATCTCGACATTATACGCGTTGCGGAAATGGCCGACTATGCTCCTGTTCGCGGCTGTATGGTGGTGAGGCCTACAGGGTTCGCAATCTGGGAGATGGTGCAGAAGGCCTTTGACGATGCTTTCAAGGAAACGGGGCATGTAAATGCTTCTTTCCCGCTTTTGATACCTGAATCCTTTCTGGCTAAAGAAGCGGAGCACGTAGAGGGATTTGCACCGGAATGCGCTGTCGTGACCCATGCCGGCGGTGAAGAACTGGAAGAGCCCCTTATCATACGTCCGACATCGGAGACGGTCATAGGCTACATGTACAGCAAATGGGTGCAGTCATGGAGAGATCTGCCGATACTTATAAATCAGTGGTGCAACGTCATGCGCTGGGAGAAGAGGCCGCGCCTCTTCCTGCGCACTTCCGAGTTCCTCTGGCAGGAAGGACATACCGCCCACGCGACAAAGGAAGAGGCAGTGGAAGAGACATTGCAGATGCTTGAAGTCTATCGGCGAATAATGGTCGACTACCTTGCCCTGCCCGTTATCCCCGGAGAAAAAACAGAGGGGGAGCGTTTTCCCGGAGCAGACAATACATATACCTGCGAAACAATGATGAGCGATAAAAAGGCACTGCAGGCAGGCACCAGCCATTATCTAGGACAGAACTTCGCAAAGGCCTTTGAGATACAGTTTCAGGATAAAAACGGCGAAATGGAATTTGCGCACACGACAAGCTGGGGTGTGTCCATGCGTTTGATCGGAGCGCTGATAATGACCCACTCCGATAACGACGGCCTCGTTATCCCGCCGCGCGTCGCACCTACAAAAGCAGTCATAGTGCCAATTTCTACTGATAAGTCAAAACTTGACAGTGATATAGTACCCAAGGCGGATGAGCTCAGAACGATGCTCAACAAGGCGCTGGAAGGCCGCTTTGTTCAGGTCGACAAGCAGTTCCACCTTCGTCCCGGCGATAGATTCTTCTATCATCTTCAGAGGGGCGTCCCGCTTCGCCTTGAGCTTGGCGAGAAGGAATTTGGCGAGGAAAAGCTCCGTGCGGTACGCCGTGATACTGGCGAAAAGCTTGACTTAAGCTGGGCTGATGCCGCGGAGGCGATCCCGGCCCTGCTTGATGAAATACAGAAGAACCTCTATGATCGTGCGCTCTGCTTCCGTCAGGAGAACACATTTAAAGCGGGCAGTATGAGTGAATTCAAGGAGATCCTTGAGAAAAAGGGCGGGTTCATAGAGGTCTACTTTGCAGGCACACGGGAAGATGAGAAAGTCATCAAGGAGGCTACGGGCGCAACGCCAAGGTGTTTCCCTCTTGAAAACGCCGATGAACGCGGCAAGTGCTTCTATACGGGTCGCGAAGGGGCCCGTAAGGCTATTTTTGCCAAGGCCTACTAG
- the mnmE gene encoding tRNA uridine-5-carboxymethylaminomethyl(34) synthesis GTPase MnmE, whose translation MEDIITALATAWGEGGISIVRISGQGCTALADKLFSGRRTLSETDPRYMSLGKLYGSSGEPFDEVLAVRFEKGASYTGEECVEIHCHGGTLPAQRCIEELCALGARLALPGEFTRRAFISGRIDLSQAEAVLGVIRAKSDEALRASTRTLQGEFKTEIKKFLDELTLLAAQLEVDLDFPEEGEGMLSRDECLSRISSLISGGEDILSRCRSGLILREGIRVAIVGRPNVGKSSLLNALLKEARAIVTPVPGTTRDRIEEILVHKGVPIRITDTAGIRETTDEVESIGVSNSMKSLAEADLRVWVVDTGEKLEEEDLQLGIAATALPHIIVLNKSDLPPNTGFTELSEKFPKSRIISVSALKSEGIEELKDIMVTEVSGEHNISGSYGVTARQIECLGGALYSIKEAQHAIEQNIGDDLAIACISDVRAQISSLLGLDASEDLLDVIFGSFCVGK comes from the coding sequence ATGGAGGATATAATAACAGCTCTTGCGACCGCCTGGGGTGAGGGCGGGATATCCATAGTCAGGATATCAGGGCAGGGGTGCACAGCACTTGCGGATAAACTTTTCAGCGGCAGGCGTACCTTATCTGAAACCGACCCCCGATATATGTCGCTTGGTAAACTTTACGGAAGCTCAGGAGAACCATTCGACGAAGTGCTTGCCGTTCGGTTTGAGAAAGGAGCCAGCTATACAGGCGAGGAGTGCGTGGAGATACACTGCCACGGCGGAACACTGCCCGCACAGCGCTGCATAGAGGAGCTCTGCGCTCTCGGCGCAAGGCTTGCTCTTCCGGGAGAGTTCACGCGCCGCGCATTTATCAGCGGCAGGATAGACCTATCTCAGGCAGAGGCAGTTCTTGGCGTCATAAGGGCAAAGAGCGACGAGGCCCTTCGCGCTTCGACCAGGACTCTGCAGGGAGAATTCAAAACCGAAATAAAAAAATTTCTTGATGAGCTCACGTTGCTTGCCGCTCAGCTCGAAGTCGACCTCGATTTCCCCGAAGAGGGCGAGGGGATGCTTTCCAGGGACGAGTGCCTTTCACGCATCAGCAGTCTGATTTCGGGTGGAGAGGACATACTTTCGCGCTGCCGTTCCGGCCTCATACTCAGAGAGGGCATACGCGTAGCAATAGTCGGGCGCCCCAACGTGGGAAAATCATCTCTGCTGAATGCGCTGCTTAAAGAAGCCCGCGCCATAGTCACTCCTGTGCCCGGAACTACGCGTGACAGGATAGAGGAAATACTAGTGCACAAAGGCGTTCCGATAAGGATAACGGACACAGCGGGAATACGCGAGACAACAGACGAGGTAGAATCGATCGGAGTCAGCAATTCAATGAAGTCGCTTGCCGAGGCTGACCTGCGGGTATGGGTCGTGGACACAGGAGAAAAACTTGAAGAGGAAGACCTTCAGCTTGGCATAGCTGCAACTGCGCTCCCCCATATCATTGTACTTAACAAAAGCGACCTGCCTCCGAATACCGGCTTTACAGAGCTTAGCGAAAAATTCCCAAAGAGCCGCATCATCTCCGTCTCCGCGCTCAAATCAGAGGGGATAGAGGAACTGAAGGACATCATGGTTACAGAGGTATCCGGAGAACATAATATCTCAGGCAGCTATGGAGTAACAGCACGGCAGATAGAATGTCTCGGCGGAGCCCTGTATTCGATAAAAGAGGCACAGCACGCCATTGAACAAAACATCGGCGATGACCTTGCCATAGCCTGTATATCGGACGTAAGGGCACAGATATCATCGCTTCTCGGGCTGGACGCATCAGAGGATCTGCTTGATGTTATATTCGGCAGCTTCTGCGTGGGCAAGTGA
- a CDS encoding PLP-dependent aminotransferase family protein has product MSNVNWEAMLSDIARNVKPSPIRALMKYTKTPGVISFAGGNPDPAVFPVTEFAKAAGILTREGKDILQYGATDGYTPLKEYIAKWMAPRMGRETKQEEMLITTGSQEGMDLLCSVLLNDGDTIIVEGPTYPGALHAMRNRGARFISVPCDKDGLCVDLLPDAIERGRMDGHKIKFIYTIVNFQNPSGATLSEERRKKLLDIAEKYDLIIFEDDPYGHLRYSGHEVPTIYSMDKKQSGRVVYACSFSKILAPGTRVAWIVGDPTLMQKLVMIKQGTNLCSSVVAQALVYEYCRLGFLDEFLPKIIAHYSKKCGAMDIAFKKYLPSNTIYNTPDGGFFFWLQVPGIDSQKLFMKAIEHGVAFVTGPSFYADGSGLDFMRTCFTFAQPEEIDEGAKRLGEAIKAMA; this is encoded by the coding sequence GTGAGCAACGTAAACTGGGAAGCAATGCTTTCCGATATTGCGCGTAACGTCAAGCCATCACCTATCCGTGCGCTGATGAAGTACACTAAGACACCTGGGGTCATATCTTTCGCAGGCGGCAATCCTGATCCGGCAGTCTTCCCAGTCACGGAATTCGCTAAAGCTGCAGGTATACTAACACGCGAAGGCAAGGATATCCTTCAGTACGGTGCGACGGACGGCTATACTCCGCTCAAGGAATACATAGCTAAGTGGATGGCTCCGCGCATGGGTCGCGAGACAAAGCAGGAAGAAATGCTCATAACTACCGGCTCGCAGGAAGGCATGGACCTCCTTTGCAGCGTTCTCCTCAACGACGGAGACACTATAATCGTCGAAGGACCGACATATCCGGGCGCCCTTCACGCTATGCGCAACCGCGGCGCCAGATTCATATCAGTACCTTGCGACAAGGACGGGCTATGCGTCGACCTTCTGCCTGACGCCATCGAGCGGGGGCGCATGGACGGGCATAAAATAAAGTTTATCTATACGATAGTAAACTTCCAGAACCCGTCTGGCGCGACCCTATCGGAGGAACGGCGTAAAAAGCTGCTCGATATCGCAGAAAAGTATGACCTTATAATCTTCGAAGACGACCCGTACGGACACCTGCGCTACAGCGGACATGAAGTGCCGACGATCTACTCTATGGATAAAAAACAGAGCGGCAGGGTAGTGTACGCCTGCTCTTTCTCCAAGATACTGGCTCCGGGGACACGCGTTGCATGGATCGTTGGCGATCCGACCCTGATGCAGAAACTCGTTATGATAAAGCAGGGGACCAACTTATGTTCAAGCGTCGTTGCCCAGGCTCTTGTCTACGAATATTGCCGCCTTGGTTTTCTGGATGAGTTTCTTCCAAAGATCATCGCCCACTACAGCAAAAAATGCGGCGCGATGGACATAGCTTTTAAGAAGTACCTGCCGTCAAACACTATCTATAATACACCGGATGGCGGATTTTTCTTCTGGCTTCAGGTTCCAGGCATCGACTCACAGAAACTTTTCATGAAGGCGATCGAGCATGGCGTGGCATTTGTAACAGGCCCGTCGTTCTACGCCGACGGGAGCGGGCTTGACTTCATGCGGACCTGCTTCACGTTTGCACAGCCGGAAGAGATAGACGAAGGAGCAAAACGCCTCGGGGAAGCAATAAAGGCCATGGCTTAA
- a CDS encoding HD domain-containing protein — protein sequence MPGTQLQNIQEIKKLTAGTQFKAIFVATSLFQKSDKNGKSYYEISVSDSTGSIDAKIWSDAAWFDRSAQDTDPSAPAKKLAEDMIRNIAGNTLGVEGKIAEYRGQLQFNFNKLTLLNQDKFPPAQYLPRSPIPIDDLTSRFETLVASCRPEIKVFLRAVFSGEVWRKFRDWPAAVSHHHAYSNGLIEHTLSVTDCARSMAESLNRSGYKIDVDVVVAGGLLHDIGKLDSYKMGSIPEITLEGAVIDHVAIGYARFMEFAGREKLEPDLTLQLAHILLSHHGQREFGSPVVPATPEAMIVSSADELDFRVFCWNDSVKDLTPEQPISQWHNGTARRFWNR from the coding sequence ATGCCAGGCACACAACTTCAGAACATACAGGAAATAAAGAAACTTACGGCAGGCACACAATTCAAGGCGATATTTGTCGCCACCTCGCTTTTTCAGAAGAGTGACAAGAACGGCAAGTCTTATTATGAGATATCTGTCTCAGATTCGACCGGCAGCATAGATGCAAAAATTTGGTCGGATGCGGCATGGTTTGACAGATCTGCTCAGGATACGGACCCTTCAGCTCCGGCAAAGAAACTTGCTGAAGATATGATAAGGAACATTGCCGGGAACACATTGGGAGTTGAAGGCAAGATCGCGGAATACAGGGGACAGCTTCAGTTCAACTTCAACAAGCTGACACTGCTCAATCAGGACAAATTTCCTCCGGCGCAGTATCTTCCCCGTTCTCCGATCCCAATAGACGATCTGACTTCGCGGTTTGAAACGCTTGTGGCATCCTGCCGCCCCGAAATAAAGGTTTTTCTTAGAGCTGTTTTCAGCGGGGAGGTATGGCGGAAGTTTCGCGACTGGCCGGCCGCGGTGAGCCATCACCATGCGTATTCAAACGGGTTGATAGAACACACACTCTCTGTTACCGACTGTGCCAGGTCTATGGCCGAGTCTCTCAACCGCTCGGGATATAAAATAGACGTCGACGTTGTCGTTGCCGGCGGGCTTTTGCACGACATAGGCAAGCTTGATTCATATAAAATGGGGTCTATCCCTGAAATCACGCTTGAGGGCGCGGTGATAGACCATGTGGCGATAGGCTATGCAAGATTCATGGAGTTTGCCGGACGTGAAAAGCTTGAGCCTGATCTGACACTGCAGCTTGCGCACATTCTCCTAAGCCACCATGGGCAGAGGGAATTTGGTTCGCCGGTGGTTCCTGCCACGCCGGAAGCAATGATTGTCTCTTCTGCAGATGAGCTGGACTTCCGCGTATTCTGCTGGAATGACTCTGTCAAAGACCTGACGCCGGAACAGCCGATTTCACAGTGGCATAACGGTACTGCCAGACGCTTCTGGAACAGGTGA
- a CDS encoding RluA family pseudouridine synthase gives MGKEFYITADQAGRRIDRFLRTMWPQVPLGAIMKAIRKGEVRLDARKAAPDTRLQEGQFLQVPWSDDVPDRVLPERYEFSSCAPLDTIYKDDYIWIVNKPAGLLTQPDVKGGDSLIMRALAELRWGRSDFRPATVQRLDRNTSGVVIIAMSGESQRCLSQLIRERRIKKIYRTVVAGDIPDSGEIDFPLIKDTGSNTVKIDKSGQSALTRYKKLGGDGRISIVDVELVTGRSHQARVHLASVGHPILGDCKYGDGKGAKRPLLHAYSLTFPDDAVLPENLRGKTFTAPLPDDMKVYFRQSTGPK, from the coding sequence ATGGGAAAAGAATTTTATATAACGGCGGATCAGGCCGGCCGCAGGATCGACCGGTTTCTGCGCACAATGTGGCCGCAGGTCCCGCTTGGAGCGATAATGAAGGCCATCCGAAAGGGGGAGGTGCGTCTTGACGCCAGAAAGGCCGCTCCCGACACGAGACTTCAGGAAGGACAATTCCTGCAGGTCCCGTGGAGTGATGATGTGCCTGACCGAGTTTTGCCGGAACGGTATGAATTTTCGTCATGCGCGCCGCTTGATACGATATACAAGGATGATTACATCTGGATAGTTAATAAGCCCGCGGGTCTTCTTACACAGCCTGATGTCAAGGGGGGAGATTCGCTCATAATGCGCGCGCTTGCAGAGCTGCGGTGGGGCAGGAGCGACTTCCGTCCGGCGACGGTACAGCGTCTTGACAGAAATACCTCGGGAGTTGTGATCATAGCGATGAGCGGAGAGTCTCAGCGTTGCCTCTCGCAGCTGATAAGAGAGCGCAGGATCAAAAAAATCTACCGCACCGTGGTCGCCGGTGATATACCGGATAGCGGGGAGATAGATTTCCCACTTATTAAGGATACCGGCAGCAATACGGTAAAGATAGACAAGAGCGGGCAGAGCGCGCTTACCAGATATAAAAAACTCGGTGGCGACGGGAGGATCAGCATTGTCGATGTCGAGCTTGTCACGGGGCGTTCCCACCAGGCCCGTGTGCATCTTGCATCTGTCGGCCATCCTATACTCGGAGACTGCAAGTACGGCGACGGCAAAGGCGCAAAGCGCCCGCTGCTTCATGCTTATTCCCTGACTTTCCCTGATGACGCCGTATTGCCTGAAAATTTGAGAGGAAAGACGTTCACGGCGCCGCTTCCCGACGATATGAAGGTATATTTTCGGCAGAGTACAGGTCCAAAATAG
- the rpsO gene encoding 30S ribosomal protein S15, translating into MIKKEKKQQLIEEFKVHGADTGSTEVQVAILTARILELTEHMKVHKKDFHSRRGLLMMVGKRRKLLQYLKDRDFERYQNLIQRLGLRH; encoded by the coding sequence ATGATAAAAAAAGAGAAAAAACAGCAGCTCATTGAAGAATTCAAGGTACATGGAGCAGATACGGGCTCTACTGAGGTACAGGTAGCCATCCTGACCGCGCGCATTCTTGAGCTGACCGAGCATATGAAGGTCCATAAGAAGGACTTCCACTCACGTCGCGGTCTTCTCATGATGGTCGGAAAACGCCGTAAACTTCTGCAGTATCTGAAGGACAGGGATTTTGAACGTTATCAGAACCTTATCCAGCGTCTCGGGCTGCGTCACTGA
- a CDS encoding polyribonucleotide nucleotidyltransferase, producing the protein MKQVFELEFYGKKMSFETGRMAKQANASVFAMHGGTAVLVTSVLADKAREGLDFFPLLVDFEERFYSAGKVPGGFIKREGRPSETAILSGRMIDRSVRSLFPEWMRNDVQIVATVMSVDQANPANILGINGASLALSMSDIPWDGPIGAVRIGCIDGVLVVNPDETDMPNSTLDLVVAGHRGGVTMVEAGAQEVSEELLVDALELANNAIRQIVDFIDGVCAQVGRPKVQLRAPEAVPEIDEWMERELYNDIYAAVQLHEKQLRGAAIAEAQQKAEEYFAVCRPDSEKYISAVMDAMVKKCIRKLLLDEKRRSDGRAMDELRKITCEVDILPMTHGSALFTRGETQSLGVTTLGMMGTDDQVLDGLKLDEPSKRFIMHYNFPPYSVGEVRPMRGPGRREIGHGALAERALRAVLPDEESFPYVVRQVSDILESNGSSSMASVCSGSLSMMAAGVPIRKAVAGIAMGLIADEDEGKLGILTDIQGLEDHYGDMDFKVAGTRDGVTALQMDNKAGGITREVLVKALAQAKAGRMQILDIMDEAISAPRAELSLTAPKIITISIDPEKIRDIIGPGGKMIRSIVQRTGAKIDVDDSGRVYVAAVNDDSAQSAVKIINDLVRQIKAGETFVGTVTRMLNFGVFVEVLPGKEGLLHVSEVSTYHIPRLEDVFSVGDKILVTVKEIDDMHRVNLSRKRILEQLDELAKDPEFTEQVAVEKQREEKYALLPKSDGAPRREGAPRRDDGDRPRRDFGSDRGDRSGDRRPARRFEREQKK; encoded by the coding sequence ATGAAACAGGTTTTTGAACTGGAGTTCTATGGTAAAAAAATGTCCTTTGAAACAGGGCGTATGGCGAAGCAGGCGAATGCATCCGTCTTTGCTATGCATGGCGGTACGGCAGTTCTCGTTACGTCTGTGCTTGCCGATAAGGCAAGGGAAGGCCTTGATTTTTTCCCGCTTCTTGTAGATTTTGAGGAGCGTTTTTACTCTGCAGGTAAGGTCCCGGGAGGATTTATTAAGCGGGAAGGCCGTCCATCTGAGACCGCAATACTGAGCGGAAGAATGATAGACCGTTCAGTCCGTTCCCTCTTCCCTGAATGGATGAGAAACGACGTCCAAATCGTAGCTACCGTTATGTCAGTCGACCAGGCTAATCCGGCTAACATCCTGGGCATAAACGGCGCGTCACTGGCGCTCTCAATGTCTGATATCCCATGGGACGGGCCTATAGGTGCCGTGCGTATCGGCTGCATTGACGGGGTGCTTGTTGTCAATCCGGACGAGACCGACATGCCAAACAGCACTCTTGACCTTGTCGTTGCAGGACACAGGGGCGGAGTAACAATGGTGGAGGCGGGAGCTCAGGAAGTATCAGAGGAACTGCTTGTCGATGCGCTTGAACTTGCGAATAATGCAATACGTCAGATAGTGGATTTTATAGACGGAGTATGTGCACAGGTCGGCAGGCCGAAGGTGCAGCTCCGGGCTCCGGAGGCCGTTCCGGAGATAGATGAGTGGATGGAGAGAGAACTTTACAATGATATCTATGCTGCGGTGCAGCTTCATGAGAAACAGCTTCGCGGTGCGGCGATAGCGGAAGCGCAGCAGAAGGCCGAAGAATATTTTGCGGTGTGCCGCCCCGATTCAGAAAAATATATCTCGGCTGTCATGGATGCAATGGTCAAAAAATGCATAAGAAAGCTTCTGCTCGATGAAAAACGCCGTTCAGACGGACGCGCGATGGATGAGCTCCGCAAAATCACATGTGAAGTAGATATACTTCCGATGACCCACGGCTCTGCGCTCTTTACCCGCGGCGAGACACAGTCACTCGGCGTAACGACACTGGGCATGATGGGCACTGATGATCAGGTACTTGACGGTCTTAAGCTTGACGAGCCCTCAAAAAGATTTATCATGCACTATAACTTTCCCCCGTACTCGGTAGGAGAAGTCCGCCCCATGCGCGGGCCGGGACGCCGCGAGATAGGTCACGGCGCGCTTGCGGAGAGAGCTCTGCGTGCGGTGCTGCCCGATGAAGAGAGCTTCCCCTACGTTGTCCGTCAGGTGTCCGACATACTTGAATCGAACGGCTCAAGCTCAATGGCCAGTGTATGCAGCGGCAGCCTTTCGATGATGGCGGCAGGCGTGCCTATAAGGAAGGCGGTCGCGGGGATCGCAATGGGACTTATCGCAGATGAAGATGAAGGCAAGTTGGGTATACTGACTGACATTCAGGGTCTTGAGGACCACTACGGCGACATGGACTTCAAGGTCGCAGGTACCCGCGATGGCGTCACCGCGCTTCAGATGGACAACAAAGCAGGCGGGATCACAAGAGAGGTTTTGGTTAAGGCTCTTGCTCAGGCAAAGGCCGGTCGTATGCAGATCCTTGACATAATGGATGAGGCCATATCTGCTCCCCGTGCCGAACTTTCATTGACAGCGCCTAAGATAATCACTATAAGCATCGATCCGGAAAAGATCCGTGACATTATAGGGCCGGGCGGCAAGATGATCCGCTCGATCGTACAGCGCACCGGAGCAAAGATCGACGTCGACGACAGCGGGCGTGTCTATGTGGCTGCCGTAAATGACGACTCAGCCCAGTCTGCGGTGAAGATAATCAACGATCTTGTCCGTCAGATCAAGGCTGGGGAGACCTTTGTAGGTACCGTCACCAGGATGCTCAATTTTGGCGTCTTTGTCGAAGTCCTGCCGGGCAAAGAGGGGTTGCTCCATGTCAGCGAGGTCAGCACATATCACATCCCAAGGCTTGAGGATGTATTCAGTGTGGGCGACAAGATACTTGTCACGGTCAAAGAGATAGATGACATGCACAGGGTCAACCTCAGCCGCAAGCGCATCCTTGAACAGCTTGACGAGCTTGCGAAGGATCCTGAATTTACTGAGCAGGTTGCAGTTGAAAAGCAGCGTGAAGAGAAATATGCTCTCCTCCCCAAAAGTGACGGCGCACCCAGAAGGGAAGGCGCTCCGAGGCGCGACGACGGAGACAGGCCGCGCAGAGATTTTGGCTCGGACAGAGGAGACAGGAGCGGTGATCGCCGCCCGGCCCGCCGTTTTGAAAGAGAACAGAAAAAGTAG
- the dut gene encoding dUTP diphosphatase — MGTIIVKVKAADGISLPAYATVGSSGMDVRAAESAVIHAGDRGCVGTGLYLEMPLGCEAQIRPRSGLALKHGVTVLNAPGTIDSDYRGEVRIILVNHGRDDFVVEPGDRIAQIVFAAVTHVDIVRSDELADTERSSGGFGSTGRK, encoded by the coding sequence ATGGGAACGATCATAGTAAAGGTCAAAGCCGCAGACGGCATATCCCTCCCTGCGTATGCAACGGTTGGGTCTTCCGGCATGGATGTGCGCGCCGCGGAATCCGCAGTCATTCACGCCGGTGATCGCGGTTGCGTCGGCACGGGGCTTTATTTGGAAATGCCCCTTGGCTGTGAGGCGCAGATAAGGCCAAGGAGCGGCCTTGCGCTGAAGCACGGAGTTACGGTACTTAATGCACCGGGGACGATCGACTCTGACTACCGCGGAGAAGTGCGCATAATCCTCGTCAACCACGGCAGGGACGATTTTGTCGTTGAGCCAGGAGACAGGATAGCGCAGATAGTATTTGCCGCTGTTACACATGTCGATATCGTAAGGTCAGATGAGCTTGCGGATACAGAGCGTTCGTCAGGTGGTTTTGGAAGCACAGGCAGGAAATAA